The window CATGGAGGAGCTGGTCGATCAGAGCCGCCTTGATGGCAGCGAGCACCAGTTCATGTTCGTCGACCTCGATCATTTCAAGACGGTCAACGACACCGGCGGCCATGCCGCCGGCGATGCGCTGCTGAAGCGGGTCGGCGATGCCATCCGCGACATCCTTGGCTCCGAGGACATCGTCGCGCGCCTTGGCGGCGACGAGTTCGCCGTCATCCTGAAGTCGGGCTTGCCGGCGAGGGGAGCGGTCGCGGCACGCTCAATCATCGATGCCATCCGCAATTTGAACTTCAGCTGGGATGGCCGCCTTTATACGATCGGCGCGAGCATCGGGCTGGCTCCGATCCGCGCCGGCTGCGGCGAGGTGGACGAAATCATCGCCCGCGCCGACGCCGCCTGCTATGCCGCCAAGGCGGCCGGCCGCGGCTGCGTTTCGGCAGCGCCGGATGAAGACGGTAAGAGCGAGATGACCGCCCCACCGCTTGCCGCCGCGTCCTGAGCGTCGGTCGCGACGAGTCAAAGTTAGCGCGTCGGCACCGGATGGTCGCCGCGATAGTCGTAGAAGCCGCGGCCCGTCTTGCGGCCGAGCCAGCCGGCCTCGACATATTTGACCAGCAGCGGGCAGGGACGGTACTTCGAATCCGATAGGCCCTCATGCAGCACCTGCATGATCGACAGGCAAGTGTCGAGGCCGATGAAATCGGCTAGCTGCAGCGGTCCCATCGGATGGTTGGCGCCGAGCCGCATGGCAGTATCGATGGCATCGACCGTGCCGACGCCTTCGTAGAGCGTGTAGATCGCCTCGTTGATCATCGGCAAAAGGATGCGGTTGACGATGAAGGCCGGGAAGTCCTCGGAGACGGTGATCGTCTTGTCGAGCTGCTTCACATATGTCTTGGCCGCCTCGAAGGTCTGGTCCTCGGTGGCGATGCCGCGCACCAGCTCGACCAGCTTCATCACCGGCACCGGGTTCATGAAATGTATGCCGATGAAGCGTTCCGGCCGGTCGGTCTGGGCTGCGAGCCTCGTGATCGAGATCGACGAGGTGTTGGTCGCCAGGATCGCTTCCGGATTGAGCTGCGGACAGAGCTGGGCGTAGATCTTGCGCTTGACCGTCTCGTCCTCGGTCGCCGCCTCGATCACCAGATCGGCGGCGGCGAGATCGGCCATCGCTGATGCCGCCGAGATGCGCGCCATCGCCTCGTTGCGCGCCTTCTCCTCGAGCTTGCCGGAGCCGACCTGGCGGGCCATGTTGCCGCTGACGGTGGCGATGCCCTTTTCGATGCGGTCGGACGAGACGTCGTGGATAAGAACCTTGTAGCCGGCCAACGCCGAGACATGGGCGATGCCGCCCCCCATCTGGCCAGCGCCGACAATGCCGATCGTCTCGATCTTGCTCATACCCCGATCCCGTCCGGAGCATCTCCGCTTCTCGCAAAGCGAAAACGCTCTCATCTTTTGTTTCCGCAATTCCGCGCGCAAATCACTGCGCACCTTTCCTGGAATTGCATCCTTTGTTAGTCGCAATTCCGAACGGAAAACCGCCACGCACTTTTCCTGGAATTGCTTTCAAGCCTTAGCGGCCTGCTTTTTGTGCAGTGCAAACTAAAAGGGCGGGGCGACTTCGTCTACCCCACCCTTCAGATTTTAGTATGCCTTGGCTGGGCGCGTCAAAGCGCCTTTTGCAGCTCCGGCAGGATGACGAAGAGATCGCCGACAAGACCGTAATCGGCAACCTGGAAGATCGGCGCCTCCTCATCCTTGTTGATGGCGACGATGACCTTGGAATCCTTCATGCCGGCGAGGTGCTGGATGGCGCCGGAAATGCCGACGGCGATGTAGAGGTCGGGCGCGACCACCTTGCCGGTCTGGCCGACCTGCCAGTCGTTCGGCGCATAGCCGGCGTCGACCGCGGCTCGGCTTGCGCCGACGGCGGCGCCGAGCTTGTCGGCCACCGGCAGGATCACCTCCTGGAACTTCTCCGACGAGCCCAGCGCGCGCCCGCCCGAGATGATGATCTTGGCTGAAGTCAGCTCCGGACGATCGGTCTCCGACAGCCTGTTCTCGACGAAGGACGACAGGCCTGGATCGGCCGCCGCCTGAACCGTCTCGACCGCGGCCGAGCCGCCCTCGGGTGCTGCCTGGAAGGAAGCGGTTCGCACCGTGATCACCTTCCTGGCGTCGCTCGACTGCACGGTCTGGATGGCGTTGCCGGCATAGATCGGACGCTTGAAGGTATCGGGCGAGACCACTTCGATGATCTCCGACACCTGGGCGACATCGAGCAGTGCCGCGACGCGCGGCGCGACGTTCTTGCCCGACGAGGTGGCCGGCGCGATGATCGTGTCATAGGCGCCGGCGAGCGAGACCACCAGCGCGGCGGTCGGCTCGGCCAGGCGCTCGGCGAGCTCGTCCGCCTCGGCCAGCAGCACCTTGCGCACGCCCTTCAGCCTGGCGGCGGCATCGGCCGCGCCCTTGGCGCCCTTACCGGCGACCAGCACGTCGACCTCCGAGCCGATCTGAAGCGCCGCCGACAGCGCCTTTGCGGTCTGGTCGGAAAGGGTTGCGTTGTCGTGTTCGGCGATGAGAAGAATTGCCATCTGTCTGATCCCTGACTTTCGTCTTCGAGGCTCCCTGAAATCCGGTCAGGCCGAGCCGAAAACGGTTGGTTTCGAGAACCGGAGCGGAGCGTACATCTGTACGTGAGCACCGGAAGCGCAGAAGCCAGCCGTTTGCAGGCCGGCCTCATCGGATTTCCTTAGAGTACGCCGGCTTCGTTCTTGAGCTTCTCGACCAGCTCGGCCACCGACTTCACCTTGACGCCCGCCTTGCGGCCGCCGGGCTCCTCGGTCTTGATCACCTTCAGCCGCGGCTTGACATCGGCGCCGTAGTCGGCCGGGCTCTTCTCGTCGAGCGGCTTCTTCTTGGCCTTCATGATGTTGGGCAGGGAAGCATAGCGCGGCTGGTTGAGGCGAAGGTCGGCGGTCACGATCACCGGCATCTTCAGATCCACCGTCTGCAGGCCGCCATCGACCTCGCGCGTCACCTTGGCATGATCGCCCTCGATGACGACCTTCGAGGCAAACGTCCCTTGCGCCCAACCGAGCAGCGCCGCCAGCATCTGGCCGGTCTGGTTGGAATCATCGTCGATCGCCTGCTTGCCGAGGATGACGAGACCAGGCTTCTCGGCGTCCACCACGCCTTTCAACACCTTGGCGACACCCAGCGGCTCGGTCTGCTCGTCGGTCTTGACCAGGATGGCGCGGTCGGCGCCCATGGCGAGCGCGGTGCGCAGCGTCTCCTGCGCCTGCTGCGGGCCGATCGAGACGACGATGATCTCTTCCGCCTTGCCGGCTTCCTTGATGCGGATCGCTTCCTCGACCGCGATCTCGTCGAAAGGGTTCATCGCCATCTTGACGTTGGCGAGCTCGACACCCAGTCCGTCGGCCTTGACGCGTACCTTGACGTTCGCATCCACAACCCGCTTCACGGGCACAAGGATTTTCATTTTCCTGTCACCTCTCCTGAGATAGTCGGGCGCGCTATAGCAGCGTGCGCCTTGTCAGAGTTGTCGAAAGCCGACATTCCGGGCGGAATATTCGTCCAACGGTAGCGTTTCCGTAGTGGCGGCAATCCGGCGCGTCAATATCCCAAGACGCATCCAAATCGGTTCAGTCCTTGGATGCTGCTGCTCCACGGCCCCATTGCGGCGCCGGCTGTGCGGAGGTCCCATCATTGGCAGGCGGCTCGACGGGAATGGGCGGCTGCCGGACGTTCGGCGTCGGGTCAGGCTCGCCGTCGGCGCCGGCCAGCAGCGGCACGCCGCGGCTGCGCAGCACCAGCACAAGCACCGATCCCGCTATGATGCCGCCGATATGGCAGGCCCAGGAAATCTGGTCCTCGCCGCCGGCGGCAAACATCACGATCTGGAACAGGATCCACAGGATCAGCGGGATGAAGGCGGGGATGCGCAGCGGAATGCGGGCGAATGCCAGCACCCACACTTTCACTCTCGGGTAGAGGATCAGATAGGCGGCGACGACGCCGGCGATGGCGCCGGAGGCGCCGATCAGCGGCACCTGCGAATCCCAGGCCACCAACCCCTGGAAGAAGGCGCCGGCGACGGCGCAGGCGAGGTAGAAAATCAGATAGCGGATGTGGCCGAGCGCATCCTCGACATTGTCGCCGAATACCCAGAGGAACAGCATGTTGCCGCCGAGATGGAAGATATCGGCGTGCAGGAATGAATAGGTGAGATAGCTGAAGCTTTCGGGGATGACGACGAATTCGGGCGACAGCTCGACCTTGTCGTGGACCACGGAAGGGATGAAGCCGAGGCCGAGCACGGCGGCGTTGGTGAAATTCTCGCCGCCGAGCGTGGTGGCGCAAAAGACCAGCGCGTTGACCGCGATCAGGCCGATCGTCACATATTGCAGGCGGATGTGGCGCAGCCTGTTGGTATCGTAGAGCGGGATGAACATCGTGGCCTCCCGCCGTGTCCGTCAGCGGTTCTTGCCGGGCACCCATAGCACGTCGGCCTTTCCGTTGTCATTGACCGCACGGGCGGCGACGAACAGAAAGTCCGAGACTCGGTTGATGTATTTGAGCGCCTCGCGGTTGACGTGCTCGGCCGGATCCTGCGCCAGCGCCACCATGATGCGCTCGGCGCGCCGCGTCACCGTGCGGGCGAGATGGAGGGCGGCGGCCGCCGGCGTGCCGCCGTTCAGCACGAAGGATTTCAACGGCTGCAGGTCCTTGTTGAGCAGGTCGATGTCCTTTTCGACGCGGTCGGTCTGCGCGGCAACGATGCGCAAGGGCTCGTAGTCCTTCGGCTTGCCGTCATCCGGCACCGCAAGATCGGCGCCGAGATCGAAAAGATCGTTCTGGATGCGCGAAAGCATGGCGTCGATCGCCGGGTGCTCAGCGCCTGTGTAGAGGCGCGCCATGCCGATGCAGGCATTGGCTTCGTCGACCGTGCCATAGGCCTCGATGCGCAGGTCCGACTTCAGCCGCCGCTCGCCGCTACCGAGGCCGGTGGTGCCGTCGTCGCCAGTGCGGGTGTAGATTTTGTTGAGCTTGACCACCTGTCGCCCTCGACCGGTTATTTGCGCGTGAAATACACGGCCAGCAGGATCAGGGCCACCGCCACTGCCTGTAAGACAACCCGGGCCTGCATCAGTTTGTTCGAGGTGACGCCGGAGCCGCCGCGCATCATGTTGACGAGGCCGCGGATCAGCACGACGACCACGCCGGCCATGATGACCAAAGCGAGGATTTTGAAGGTGGTTGCCATGAGCTGGCTCCAGTTCGGGTTCGGTCAGGCGCGCCCGGCCAGCAGGCGGTAGAGCATCGATGAAGGCAGGATGCGCTTGAGCATCACGCCGATCCTGGCCGGCACCGTTACCACATAATGCGGCCGAGGGCGCCGCGACAGAAGCGCATGGCGCAGCGCTTTGTATACCACCTCCGGCCCGGGCTTCAGCCGCGAGACGCTGCCGCCAGCCTCGAGCCGTGCGAGCTGCGCTTGGTAGGCATCGCGATGGGCAGAATTCTCATGGTCGATGTTCTTCAGAAACCAGGGCAGGCCGTTGCTGGCGATCTTCGAGGTCACCGGACCTGGCTCGATCAGCGAGACATGGACGCCGCTGCCGGCGAGTTCCTGGCGCATGCACAGCATCAGCCCCTCGATGGCATGCTTGGACGCGGAATAGGCGCCGCGAAAGCGAACCGGGGCCAGTCCGAGGATCGAGGAGCAGTGCACGAGGCGGCCATGGCCCTGACGGCGCATGACCGGCACGATGCGCCGCGTCAGGTCGTGCCAGCCGAAGAAATTGGCCTCGAACTGCTCGCGCAATGCCTCCACCGGCAGGTCCTCGACAGCACCGGCCTGTGCGTAGGCGCCTTGTTGAACAGTGCTGACAGTGTGCCGCCGGTGCGCTGCAGTACCGCGTCGACCAGAGCGGCTATGGACTCTGGCTCGCGATAGTCGAGGTAGAAGGCTTCGATGCCGTCTGCCTCGAGTGCTGCGATGTCGGCCGGTTTGCGCGCGGTCGCAAACACGCGCCAACCCTCGGCCTTCAATGCCCGAGCGCAATGGGCGCCTATTCCGGAGGAGGCGCCGGTGACGATGACGGTGCGCAACTCTTTGGCGGCGGGGGACGTTGTCTGACCTGGGGTTGCCATTTGCCGCAATCACTTCCCATATTCGCGGCGTCGACACAATCGAGCGGAGCGCGGCCCCCTTGTTGCGGAATATCGTCGCCCTCAAGCGCGTGCTCTACGATGCGATCGGCCATTTCACTACCGATGACGGCTGGGCGATGGCCAGCCATCTGGCGATCACCTCGCTGATGGCGCTGTTTCCGTTCCTGATCTTCGCCACGACGCTGGCAAGCTTTCTGGGCGCCCAAGCCTTCTCCGATACGGCCGTGCACCTGGTCTTCGACACATGGCCCGAGCAGATCGCCAAGCCGATCGCGCGCGAGGTGCAGAACGTGCTCACCGTGCGGCGCACCGACCTCTTGACCTATGGCGTGGTGCTTGCCGCCTATTTTGCCTCGAACGGCATCGAAGCGCTGCGCACTTCGCTCAACCGCGCCTATCGCGTCACCGAAACGCGCGGCATCATCTACCGCCGCGTGCAGAGCATCGTCTTCGTGCTGATCGCCACGGCGGGCTTCCTGGCGATCAGCGTGCTCCTGGTGTTCGCGCCGCTGCTGGCGCGACTCGCCGAAGCCCATATCGAAGGGATCAAGCCCTATATGGGCACGATCACGCTGTGGCGTTACGTCATCGCCTCCGTGGTCATCGTCGGCGGGCTGTTCGCCGTGCATTTCTGGCTGCCGGCGGGCAAGCGCCGCCTGGTCTCGATCGTGCCGGGCATCATCTTCACGCTGGCTGCCTGGCTTGTCGGCTCGACCGTCTTTGCCGCCTATCTCGACCATTTCTCGTCCTATGTGACGACCTATGCGGGGCTGGCCTCGATCATGATCGCTGTGGTTTTCCTCTACATGCTCTCGGCCATCTTCATCCTCGGCGGCGAGCTCAACGCCGCGATCAGCCGCTATCTCGAAGCGCGCGCCCGGGTCGGTTGACGCATCATCATGCCTTGGCCGGCCGGGCGCCGGCCGGCCGCGCCGTCGCCAAGCCGACGCCGAGCGTGGCGATCGCCATGCCGGCGACCTGGATAAGGTTGAGCTGCTCGCCGAACAAGGCCCAGGCGATGACGGCGGTGACGGCAGGAACCAGGTAAAACAGCGAAGCCACCTTCGACATCTCGCCGTCGCGGATCATCACCATCAACAGGAAGATGGCGCCGATCGACAGCACCAGAACCAGCCACGCCATGGCGAAGATCAGTTCGCCGTTGACCGTGATCGTGTGCGTCTCGAAGGCCAGGGAACCGATGATCATCAGGGCTGAGCCGCCGACATATTGCCACATCGTGACTGTTATCAGATCGCCGCCGGAGGCATGGCGTTTCTGCCAGATGGTGCCTGCGGCCATGGCAAGCACGGATGTAAGCGATGCGGTCAGGGTCGCAGCGGTGACACCGCCGCCGATCGCGCCGAGCTTCGGCCAAAGCACGATGACGACGCCCAAGAGCCCGACGGCGAGGCCTGCCCAATGGCGGGGCAGGATCGCCTCGCCGAGGAATTTTCCGGCAAGCACCGCCGTGATCAGCGGCTGCAGGCCGACGATCAGCGCCGAGAGCCCGGCCGGCATGCCCCTGTGGATCGCCCAGAAGACGCCGCCGAGATAGATGCCGTGCATGAGAACGCCGGCCATTGTCGCATGCAACGCTTCCGTCCGGCTGGCTCTATGCGAGCCGAGCAGCACCGTCAGGCCGGCAAACAGAATGGCCGCTATTACGAAGCGGACCGCCAGGAAGGTAAAAGGCTCCGCCCAGGGCATGGCATAGCGCGCGCCGATGAAGCCGGTCGCCCACAGGACGACAAAGGAGGCGGGAATGAACCGCTTGATGCTCTGCATTGTCGGGAGGCTCTGCCGGAGTGAAAGGTTGATGACGGCAATTGCTCTAATGCCGTTCAATTTGGCAAGCAAAACGAAACGGTTGATCCATAAGCTCATCCGAATTCAACAAACGGTGCCAAAGGGGGCATGGCGTCAAGGCACGCCATGAGCAGGCATGCTTTTGCATCTCGACACGAGTTGGCTGTTGATGACGGTCGCGACAGTGGCCGTTTTCGGTTTCTTTTTCGGCACGGCGCTGGATGCCATCATGAAGGAGGATGGTTTCGGCTCGACCGGCAACACGCTGCTGTTCACGCTGGGCTTCTTCGTCGCGGTGATGGCCGCCAATGAGCATGGCATCACATTCCGGGACCTCAAGCTTGCGGTCGCCTGGGGGCTGAGCGGCGCCTTCATCTTCATCAGCGTCATGGCGCTAATCAAAGCAGGGCTGGCGCGTCTCTAGTGCATTGATATTCAGGTGAGGCCGGTCTGCAAATGCCAGGCTTCTGCCCTTCCGGTACTCACGTACTAAAAGTACGCTCCGCTCCGGTTCTCGAAGCCTGCCATTTTCGCCGCGGCCTGACCTGAATCTCAACGCACAATCAGCTAAAGTCCAACCAGCCGCCTGACATCGTGCGGCGACAGGCCAGCCTGCCGGAGCGCGGCAAGGCCGGTGTCCTTGAGGCTTTTCGACAGCTTCCTGCCGTCGGGGCCGAGGATCAGGCGGTGGTGGAAATAGCGGGGCGGCGTAAATCTCAGCAACTCCTGCAGCAGCCGCTGCACGCCGGTCGCCGAATGGAGATCCTGGCCGCGCACGACATGGCTGACGCCTTGCAGCGCGTCGTCGACGACGACGGCGAGATGATAGCTGGTCGGAATGTCGCGGCGCGCCACGATGACATCGCCCCAATCCTGCGGCGTCGCTTCGACAATGCGCGTCGTTGTGATGGTCTCGTCGGTGAACTCGAGCCATGACAGGGCAGCCGGGGCGCTCGCGATGGCGGCTTTCATGTCCAGCCGCCAGGCAAAGGGCATGTTCTCGGCGATCCGCCGCTTGCGCTCCTTCATCGGCAGCGCCTTGTCGAGCGGCGGGTAGAGCGGCACGCCGTCCGGGTCGCGCGGCCAGCCGCGGCCGCGTCTTTCGGTCTCGGCGATGAAGGCGCGGATTTCGCCCCGGCTCATGAACGCCGGATAGACCAGTTCTTCAGCGATCAGCCGGTCGAGCACCGCCTTGTACTCGTCAAAGTGTTCGGACTGGCGGCGCACCGGTTCTTCCCAATCGAGCCCCAGCCATTTCAGGTCGCGAACTATGCCGGCCTCGAATTCCGGCGTGCAGCGCGTGATGTCGATGTCTTCGATGCGCAGCAGCAACCGGCCGCCCGCCCGCGCCGCCATCTGCTGGTTGAGCAAGGCGGAATAGGCATGGCCGAGATGCAGTTCGCCATTGGGGCTCGGCGCGAAACGGAATGTCAGGAGCGTCATTTCTCAGGCGGCATTCGGGTTGTCAGGCGCTTGCGCCGCTTGATAGTTAGCCATCAATCATCGTCCTGGGAACAAGCAAACGTGCAACGCATCGCCTCGCTCGACGACATCGCGGCAGGGCTCGACGCGCTCTGCCTGATCGATCCGCGGCTGGAGACGGTGCGCGGCAAGGCCGGCGAGGTGCCGCTCAGGCTTTCGGAACCGGGCTTCAGGAGCCTTGCTTCGATCATGGTCTCGCAGCAGGTGTCCCGCGTCAGCGCCGACGCTATTTTCGGCCGGCTGACCAGGCTGGTCGATCCGCTGACGCCGGAGGCCATTCTGGCGACCGGCGAGGAGGTTTTTCGCGAGGCCGGGCTGTCGCGGCCGAAGCAGCGCGGGCTGCTCGCGGTGGCAGAGGCGGTGGCCGGCGGGCTCGACCTTCATCACCTGTGCTCGCTCGAAGCCGGCGAAGCAATCGCGGCGATGACCAGGGTGCCGGGCATCGGCCCGTGGACGGCGGAATGCTATCTGCTGTTCGCGGCCGGCCATCCCGATGTCTTCCCCGCCGGCGACGTCGCCTTGCAGAGCGCTGTCGGCCATGCGCTGGGCATCGATCCGCGTCCGCCGGAAAAAACGCTGATTCGGCTCGCCGAATCATGGAGCCCGTGGCGAGGTGTCGCGTCGCGGCTTTTCTGGGCCTATTACCGCGAATTAAAGGGACGGGATGCCGCACCGCTCGCCGAAACGGCAAAAAAAGCATGAAAATCCTACTTTTTTGGCGCGCTCGACGAACGACAATCCGCTTCACATCCCTGTCATGTCGGGCTTACAGTATCCGCGCCGTTCGGTTCTAGAACGAAGGAGGCCAAGACGTGACGGTTGCCGTATCTCCGGATGGGCTTCCAGCGCTGGTGCTGAATGCGGACTACCGTCCGCTCAGCTATTACCCCTTGTCGCTCTGGTCCTGGCAGGACGCCATCAAGGCGGTGTTCCTCGACAGGGTCAACATCGTCGCCGAGTACGAGCACGCCGTCTCCTCGCCGACCTTCTCGATGAAGCTGCCGAGCGTGGTCAGCCTCAAGGCCTATGTTAAGCCGTCGCGGCATCCCGCCTTCACCCGCTTCAACGTCTTCCTGCGCGA is drawn from Mesorhizobium sp. B1-1-8 and contains these coding sequences:
- a CDS encoding 3-hydroxybutyryl-CoA dehydrogenase, whose translation is MSKIETIGIVGAGQMGGGIAHVSALAGYKVLIHDVSSDRIEKGIATVSGNMARQVGSGKLEEKARNEAMARISAASAMADLAAADLVIEAATEDETVKRKIYAQLCPQLNPEAILATNTSSISITRLAAQTDRPERFIGIHFMNPVPVMKLVELVRGIATEDQTFEAAKTYVKQLDKTITVSEDFPAFIVNRILLPMINEAIYTLYEGVGTVDAIDTAMRLGANHPMGPLQLADFIGLDTCLSIMQVLHEGLSDSKYRPCPLLVKYVEAGWLGRKTGRGFYDYRGDHPVPTR
- a CDS encoding electron transfer flavoprotein subunit alpha/FixB family protein; translation: MAILLIAEHDNATLSDQTAKALSAALQIGSEVDVLVAGKGAKGAADAAARLKGVRKVLLAEADELAERLAEPTAALVVSLAGAYDTIIAPATSSGKNVAPRVAALLDVAQVSEIIEVVSPDTFKRPIYAGNAIQTVQSSDARKVITVRTASFQAAPEGGSAAVETVQAAADPGLSSFVENRLSETDRPELTSAKIIISGGRALGSSEKFQEVILPVADKLGAAVGASRAAVDAGYAPNDWQVGQTGKVVAPDLYIAVGISGAIQHLAGMKDSKVIVAINKDEEAPIFQVADYGLVGDLFVILPELQKAL
- a CDS encoding electron transfer flavoprotein subunit beta/FixA family protein, giving the protein MKILVPVKRVVDANVKVRVKADGLGVELANVKMAMNPFDEIAVEEAIRIKEAGKAEEIIVVSIGPQQAQETLRTALAMGADRAILVKTDEQTEPLGVAKVLKGVVDAEKPGLVILGKQAIDDDSNQTGQMLAALLGWAQGTFASKVVIEGDHAKVTREVDGGLQTVDLKMPVIVTADLRLNQPRYASLPNIMKAKKKPLDEKSPADYGADVKPRLKVIKTEEPGGRKAGVKVKSVAELVEKLKNEAGVL
- a CDS encoding rhomboid family intramembrane serine protease, coding for MFIPLYDTNRLRHIRLQYVTIGLIAVNALVFCATTLGGENFTNAAVLGLGFIPSVVHDKVELSPEFVVIPESFSYLTYSFLHADIFHLGGNMLFLWVFGDNVEDALGHIRYLIFYLACAVAGAFFQGLVAWDSQVPLIGASGAIAGVVAAYLILYPRVKVWVLAFARIPLRIPAFIPLILWILFQIVMFAAGGEDQISWACHIGGIIAGSVLVLVLRSRGVPLLAGADGEPDPTPNVRQPPIPVEPPANDGTSAQPAPQWGRGAAASKD
- a CDS encoding cob(I)yrinic acid a,c-diamide adenosyltransferase, which produces MVKLNKIYTRTGDDGTTGLGSGERRLKSDLRIEAYGTVDEANACIGMARLYTGAEHPAIDAMLSRIQNDLFDLGADLAVPDDGKPKDYEPLRIVAAQTDRVEKDIDLLNKDLQPLKSFVLNGGTPAAAALHLARTVTRRAERIMVALAQDPAEHVNREALKYINRVSDFLFVAARAVNDNGKADVLWVPGKNR
- a CDS encoding twin transmembrane helix small protein → MATTFKILALVIMAGVVVVLIRGLVNMMRGGSGVTSNKLMQARVVLQAVAVALILLAVYFTRK
- a CDS encoding YihY/virulence factor BrkB family protein is translated as MLRNIVALKRVLYDAIGHFTTDDGWAMASHLAITSLMALFPFLIFATTLASFLGAQAFSDTAVHLVFDTWPEQIAKPIAREVQNVLTVRRTDLLTYGVVLAAYFASNGIEALRTSLNRAYRVTETRGIIYRRVQSIVFVLIATAGFLAISVLLVFAPLLARLAEAHIEGIKPYMGTITLWRYVIASVVIVGGLFAVHFWLPAGKRRLVSIVPGIIFTLAAWLVGSTVFAAYLDHFSSYVTTYAGLASIMIAVVFLYMLSAIFILGGELNAAISRYLEARARVG
- a CDS encoding DMT family transporter — protein: MQSIKRFIPASFVVLWATGFIGARYAMPWAEPFTFLAVRFVIAAILFAGLTVLLGSHRASRTEALHATMAGVLMHGIYLGGVFWAIHRGMPAGLSALIVGLQPLITAVLAGKFLGEAILPRHWAGLAVGLLGVVIVLWPKLGAIGGGVTAATLTASLTSVLAMAAGTIWQKRHASGGDLITVTMWQYVGGSALMIIGSLAFETHTITVNGELIFAMAWLVLVLSIGAIFLLMVMIRDGEMSKVASLFYLVPAVTAVIAWALFGEQLNLIQVAGMAIATLGVGLATARPAGARPAKA
- the gluQRS gene encoding tRNA glutamyl-Q(34) synthetase GluQRS translates to MTLLTFRFAPSPNGELHLGHAYSALLNQQMAARAGGRLLLRIEDIDITRCTPEFEAGIVRDLKWLGLDWEEPVRRQSEHFDEYKAVLDRLIAEELVYPAFMSRGEIRAFIAETERRGRGWPRDPDGVPLYPPLDKALPMKERKRRIAENMPFAWRLDMKAAIASAPAALSWLEFTDETITTTRIVEATPQDWGDVIVARRDIPTSYHLAVVVDDALQGVSHVVRGQDLHSATGVQRLLQELLRFTPPRYFHHRLILGPDGRKLSKSLKDTGLAALRQAGLSPHDVRRLVGL
- a CDS encoding DNA-3-methyladenine glycosylase family protein gives rise to the protein MQRIASLDDIAAGLDALCLIDPRLETVRGKAGEVPLRLSEPGFRSLASIMVSQQVSRVSADAIFGRLTRLVDPLTPEAILATGEEVFREAGLSRPKQRGLLAVAEAVAGGLDLHHLCSLEAGEAIAAMTRVPGIGPWTAECYLLFAAGHPDVFPAGDVALQSAVGHALGIDPRPPEKTLIRLAESWSPWRGVASRLFWAYYRELKGRDAAPLAETAKKA